The Triticum urartu cultivar G1812 chromosome 5, Tu2.1, whole genome shotgun sequence genome contains the following window.
ATGCAACACTTGGTCAAAAAATAATATAGGGTAGTTTTTGTTTTTTCGAAAAAAAAATATTGAGAAGTTGACTTGGGACAAAGCTATACCTTGCAATAATGTGGAATAATTTTCCCCGCACGAAAAAGAAAGTGTATGTACTTTCTGAATTTCGTTGACTTGAGTGCCATCTATGCATGATACATCGATCCGTGCACGTACTTAGCAAAACATGTCTACTTGCTAGTAGTAATATCCAAATTAATTAACTCCCCGCAAAACATGTCTACTCTAATTAATTTGCCTCTATGCAAAATACATCCGTGCACGACGTAGATCAAACAGCTAGCGCCTAGCAGTAGATGGAACGCCACAAAAATCTTAGGAATAGCTATATATATCTGCATGAAATGCAGGCCATTACATCCGCATCCACCACAAAAGTAAATAGCTCTCCGGCCTATAGCGACCAACACGCAGGTAGTTGTGATGGCGTCTTCATCTCTGTCAGTGGTGTTGCTCCTGTGCCTGGCTGCGGTGGCGTCGGCGCAGATGTCCCCGACGTTATACGACGCGTCATGCCCCGGGGCGCCGGCCACCATCAAGAACGGTGTGGTGGCCGCCGTGAGCAGCGACCCCCGCATGGCCGCGTCGCTGCTCCGGCTGCACTTCCATGACTGCTTTGTCCAAGCAAGTCCTTCACACACTATTTGTTATTGTTTGGATCGGTTTCATTTGCTGAACACCAGCGGTTAACCCGTGCCTGGCTTCGTACATGCAGGGCTGCGACGCGTCCGTTCTGCTGGCTGGCAACGAGCGGAACGCGTTCGGGAACGTGGGATCGCTGCGAGGCTTCGACGTCATCGACCAAATCAAGTCGAATGTGGAGCAGGCGTGCAAGCGCACCGTCTCCTGCGCCGACATCCTCGCCGTCGCCGCTCGCGATTCCGTCGTCGCCGTAAGAACTAACATGATCTTTCAACCCCTTTTTAATTAATAATCTGTTTGCATGCGTGTCACGGTTTTGAACTGAGGTTAGTACTCATCGGCTTTACTTGTGTAGGTAGGAGGGCCATCATGGACAGTCTCtctggggaggagggactccgaCACGGCTAGCGAGACACTGGCCAACCGTGACCTGCCTGCCCCATCACTTAGCGTCACCGACCTCATCACCCGCTTCGCCGCCAAGGGGCTCAACCACACCGATATGGTCGCCCTCTCTGGTGCGCACACCATAGGGCAGGCGCAGTGCAAGAACTTCAGGACCAGGCTCTACAGCGAGGAGAACATTGACCCGGCCTTGGCGACGTCGCGCAAGGCCACCTGCCCTCAGCTAACCGGCTCTGGCGACAGCAACTTGGCCCCATTGGACGATACGACCCCGGACATGTTCGACAACGCCTACTTCGTCAACCTCAAGCTCAATAAGGGGCTCCTACACTCCGACCAGGTGCTCTACACCCTTGCCGGTGGTGCCACCGAAGACATCATTGACGGCTTCGCATCTAACCAGGATGCGTTCAACAACGCCTTTGCCGCAGCCATGGTGAAGATGGGGAACATCAGCCCCTTGATTTTCCCACAGGGTCAGGTCAGGCGCATCTGCTCCAGGGCGAACTAAGAATTGCCAGCCAGCCATTTGCACTGAAATGATAGCGTCGACCATGCATCAATCTGCTGCTTTGAGATCGGAATTAGCCACATTTTTTTCTCCACAAAATGAGTCATCCATGTCTTTGCAGCAACTTGTGGTGCCACATACTCCATTATTTCTTGCCTTTTTTGTACCTATTGTAATTTTTTGGATCCCATTATTCTTCAATTTGATTCTCTTCTATACTTTGCTAATTATTCATAACCTATTCACATTTGTTTTTGTATAAAACATTTTGTCATTTTTTTTTATGATTTCATAATTTTCTTGATATTTTCTAAAGACAATAATCATGTCAAGTTTCCCAAAGTTTCACAGATTGTTCACAAATATTCCAATGAAAT
Protein-coding sequences here:
- the LOC125506461 gene encoding peroxidase 2-like, which produces MASSSLSVVLLLCLAAVASAQMSPTLYDASCPGAPATIKNGVVAAVSSDPRMAASLLRLHFHDCFVQGCDASVLLAGNERNAFGNVGSLRGFDVIDQIKSNVEQACKRTVSCADILAVAARDSVVAVGGPSWTVSLGRRDSDTASETLANRDLPAPSLSVTDLITRFAAKGLNHTDMVALSGAHTIGQAQCKNFRTRLYSEENIDPALATSRKATCPQLTGSGDSNLAPLDDTTPDMFDNAYFVNLKLNKGLLHSDQVLYTLAGGATEDIIDGFASNQDAFNNAFAAAMVKMGNISPLIFPQGQVRRICSRAN